Part of the Paenibacillus terrae HPL-003 genome is shown below.
TCGTAAACTTTTGGCTTACCTGAAGAAGACTGATGTTAGACGTTATAGTGCGTTGATCGAGCGTCTCGGACTGCGTCGTTAATTTTCAGACATGTAATGAGAAAAGAAGCCTGGTTGTTCACCGCTTGTCCCTGCTAAGGCGACGGCGGACAGCAGCCGGGTTCTTTTTTGAAGTAAGGAATTTTTTTTGACGTACAAATCCTTTAGAAATGCGAGTCTAGTAAGGTTCTGTGCTTATTATGCATAGGGCTTCTTATGAATTAGGCCCGCGCAGGAGATACTGGATATGTATAGAACTTTTACAATGTAATGAAATGGAGGGATACCATGGAGCAACGTGTGGAAATGCAGCTCGGCGGAAGAAAGCTGGTGCTGGAAACAGGACGTCTTGCAAAACAGGCCAATGCCGCAGTTAAAGTAAGCTATGGCGAAACGGTTGTTCTCTGTACCGTGACCGCTTCCAATGCGCCGAAAGATTTGGACTTTTTTCCACTGACGGTGAATTATGAAGAAAGATTGTATGCTGTGGGAAAAATCCCAGGCGGATTTATTAAACGTGAAGGACGTCCAAGTCAAAAAGCGATTTTGTCCAGCCGTCTGACAGACCGTCCGATCCGCCCATTGTTCCCGGAAGGCTTCCGGAATGATGTACAGGTATTAAACCTGGTGATGAGTGTCGATCAGGATTGTGAGCCGGAAATTGCAGCGATGATCGGAACCTCGGCAGCGCTTAGCATTTCGGACGTACCTTTTAACGGACCGATTGGCGGAGTTGCTGTAGGCCGTGTGGACGGACAATTCGTGATTAACCCGGACATTGCGCAGCAGAATGCAAGTGATTTGTATCTGGTTGTAGCCGGAACGAAAGATGCCATCATGATGGTAGAAGCGGAAGGCAACGAAATTCCGGAAGAAGTCATGCTGGAAGCAATCATGTTTGGCCATGACGAGATTAAGAACATTGTGGCGGTCATTGAACAACTGGTTCAGGTGGCAGGTAAAGAGAAAATGCAGGTTAAACTGCATGCTGTCGATGAAAAAGTGAACAGCGAGGTTCGTTCATATGCGGCTGAACGTTTGGTGGAAGCCGTCAAAATTGTAGAAAAACATGCCCGTCAAGAGGCGATTGATGCAGTCAACGAAGAGACGGTTGCACATTTTGAAGTACAATACATAGAGACGCCTGAGCTTTTGAAAGACGTGAGCGAAGTTCTCTATGATATCGTTAAAGAAGAAGTCCGTCGTCTGATTACGCATGATAAAGTGCGTCCTGACGGTCGTAAGCTTGACGAGATTCGTCCGATCGAAAGCGATACGAGCATTTTGCCGCGTACGCATGGCTCGGGCTTGTTCACACGCGGTCAAACACAAGCGCTTAGCGTTTGTACACTTGGCGCATTGGGTGATGTGCAAATTTTGGACGGCATTGATCTGGAAGAAACGAAGCGTTTCATGCATCATTACAATTTCCCTCCATTCAGTGTAGGCGAGGCTCGTCCTTTGCGTGCGCCGGGTCGTCGTGAAATTGGACATGGTGCTCTTGGTGAGCGTGCGCTTTCTAAAGTCATTCCTTCTGAAACTGAATTTCCATATACGATTCGTCTCGTTTCCGAGGTGCTGGAATCGAATGGCTCGACTTCTCAGGCTAGTATCTGCGCAAGCACACTGGCTATGATGGATGCGGGTGTACCGATTAAGGCTCCGGTTGCAGGTGTAGCGATGGGATTGATCAAGGACGGGGAGCATGTTTCCGTGTTGACCGATATCCAGGGTATGGAAGATCACTTGGGTGATATGGACTTTAAAGTGGCTGGTACAGCAGAAGGCGTAACTGCTATTCAAATGGATATCAAGATTAACGGTATCGACCGTCAAATTTTGCAGGATGCGCTCAATCAAGCCAGAGAAGGACGTCTGTTCATTCTTAGCAAAATGATGGAAGCCATCCAGACGCCGCGTGAGCAATTGTCTCCGTATGCGCCGAAAATTATGACGATGCACATTAACCCGGATAAAATCCGTGATGTTATTGGTGCGGGTGGTAAAATCATTAACAAAATCATCGAAGAAACCGGCGTAAAAATTGATATCGAACAGGATGGTCGTGTATTCATCGCTTCCACAAACCAAGAGATGAATGAAAAGGCGCGTTCCATTATTGAAGGTATCGTGAAAGAAGTCGTGATCGGAGAGATTTACATCGGCACAGTGAAGCGGATTGAAAAATTCGGTGCATTCGTCGAAATTTTACCGGGCAAGGACGGTCTGGTTCATATTTCCCAACTGTCTACTGAACGTGTAGCCAAAGTTGAGGATGTAGTTGCTATTGGAGATACGATTACGGTGAAAGTAACCGAAATTGATCAACAAGGCCGTGTTAATTTGTCCCGTAAAGCTGTTCTGACGGCTGAAGCTCCTGCAAAGGCCTAGTACCTGCGCACAGCGGATCACTATAACAGGAGTGCTGTTCGTTTTTTACAGAAGACTCGGGATTGGAATAGCATCGTTTTAGCTTTTGGAAAGAGGCAGAGCTACGTTTCTGGCTCTTTTTTCATACATATGCACAAGCTGTGTCGAAGTGGGCTTCCAGAGGCTTGCTGCGTCATAGTTCTTGTCCTCCCCGCATACAATGTGGACAAACGGGCGGGAGGATGAAGGAATCATGAGAAAGGCAAAGAGAGCAGCGTGGGTTGTAGCCAGTCTGGTCATTACGCTGGTGATTGGGCAGTTTAGTGGGGTACGTGAGTATGTGAGTCAACTACGCGCCGGACACAGCACGGAAACGAGTGAGCCCGAGGCTGCAACAACGATGGCGATCGCGGCTTTACCTGATAATGCACTCATGCAGCGACTGCGATCAGAGGCTGCCCGGCAAAGACGAGCGCCGGTTGATGCCAAGATCGACCGGGTATGGAAGGCTATTCCTGGCTATAACGGCTTGGAGGTTGACCTGGACGCGACTTATCGTAAGGCAATTGCGGCTCCGGACCGACCCATACAATATGTGTACCGACAGCTTGCGCCCAAGGTACATTTGAACCAGCTCGGCAATGTCCCGATTTACCGGGGAAATCCCGAGAAGCCGATGGTTTCTTTCATGATCAATGTGGCTTGGGGAAACGAGTATATCGTGCCTATACTGGATACGCTGGATCAGGAAAAGGTCAAGGCTACGTTTTTTTTCGATGGTAGCTGGCTGAAAAAAAATCCTGAACTCGCCAAAGAGATTCAAAAAAGAGGACATGAGCTTTCGAACCATGCTTACTCCCATCCGAATATGAGCCGTCTGAGCAGGGAAAGAGCTACACAGGAAATAGAGAAGACACAAGTGCTTCTTCAGGACATTTTAGGTGTGAAAAACGGCTGGTTTGCCCCGCCGTCGGGCGATTTTAATCAGGAAACGGTTGATCTCGCAGCAGGTCTTGGACTTAAAACAGTGCTGTGGACACTGGATACAGTGGACTGGAGACATCCTTCGCCTGAATCGGTAATCGCTAAAATCAGTAGCAAGGTCGAATCGGGATCACTGATTTTGATGCATCCGACAGACTCTTCATCGGCGGCTCTTAAAGGTATGATCCGTGCCATTCGCAGTAAGGGACTGGTGCCCGGAACCGTCAGTCAGACGCTTTCTCCTGATCGGCAGCTATCTGCCCCGGTTGAGTGAACGTCTTTTTTCTGTTAGGATTGAATATTATGGCAAAGTTTGCAATTCAGTTTAGGAGGGCCAGTCGTGGAAAGAATTCAACTCAAAAACGGCCTAAGAGTGGTCATTGAACAAATTCCAACCGTGCGTTCTGTTTCTTTCGGCATATGGGTTAAAACCGGCTCCCGAAATGAAAACCCGGACAATAGCGGTATTTCTCATTTTATTGAACACATGCTTTTCAAAGGAACAGAGCGTTTCGACGCGAAGGAAATTGCCGAGCAATTTGACGCCATCGGAGGGAATGTTAATGCATTCACTTCAAAGGAATACACATGCTATTATGCAAAGGTGCTGGATGAGCATCTGCCGATTGCGGTTGATGTACTGTCCGATATGTTTTTTAATTCTAAATTAGATCACGAAGAGCTGGCAAAAGAGAAGAACGTGATCTTGGAGGAAATCTCCATGTACGAGGACACACCGGACGATATGGTGCATGATCTCTTATCAAGGGCCGCTTATGGCGACCATCCGCTGGCTTACCCCATTCTTGGTACCGAAAAGCATTTATTAGCTATGGACAGCTCTCATCTCAGCAATTACATGAAAGAACACTATACAATCGACAATACGGTCATCAGTGTGGCTGGTAATATTGATGATAGTCTGGTAGAGCTACTGGAGCGTCACTTTGGGAAATTTGATAATCATGGAACTGCTTCGCTTCTGACGGTGCCTGCGTTTAATGGTGAGCTGTTGTATCATGAAAAGGCAACGGAGCAGAATCATATTTGCTTGTCCCTGCCTGGATTTGCAACAGGTGACGATCTCCAGTATGCTATGGTATTGCTGAACAACGCGATCGGCGGCGGTATGAGCTCACGACTGTTTCAGGAAATTCGAGAAAAGCGTGGGCTGGCTTATTCGGTCTATTCCTACCATAGCTCTCATGCGGACAGTGGTATGTTCACCATTTATGCCGGTACGGCTCCCAAGCAGACGAAGGATGTGCTGGATCTGACGCTTGAGCTGTTGCAGGATGTGGCTGTCAAGGGACTGGATGATAACGAGCTTCGTAAGGGCAAGGAGCAGTTAAAAGGAAGCTTGATATTAAGCCTTGAGGGCACCGGAAGTCAGATGAATCGTCTTGGAAAAAATGAGTTGATGTTAGGTCAGCATTACACGCTGGATCAAATGATCGAGCACATTGAACAAGTGACAGCTGATGATGTGAACAAGGTGCTGGACCAGATGTTCTCGGAGCCGTTTGCCTTGTCGATGGTCGGAGCGAGCGATTCAGCGGTTAAGGATATGAGGAGGGACTATTTTGTTAACTTACGTGGAAATTAACAGACTTGGGGGCAATGAGGATATTGAGCTGCCCCGTAAAATGTCAGAGCTTGCATCCGGGTTTGACCTGTATGCTGCCGTACAAGAAGACTTAGTGTTGGAACCCGGCAAGCGTTGTCTTGTTCCAACCGGATTGGCTATAGCAATGCCGGCAGGGCTGGAGGCACAAATCCGTCCGCGCAGCGGACTGGCTCTCAAGCATGGTATTACCTGTCTCAACACACCAGGCACAATTGATGCGGATTATCGTGGGGAGATTAAGGTACTGCTTATCAATTTGGGCGAGGAACCATTCACCATTACACGTAATGAGCGAATTGCACAAATGGTATTTCAGACTGTACCTGAGGTAGAGTTAAAACAGGTAGACCGTTTGTCTGAAACAGTGCGTGGTGCTGGAGGTTTCGGTCATACAGGACGCTGAGTCCATAGTTTCCTTCAAACGACTGAACGCCATGGCTTTAATCGGCATTTTGGAGAATATAACCAAATTGTCGATTATAAGCTGGAGCATGAATAGCATATGAATATGGATACACATAAAAGGCCGTCCCGAAAAGGGCGGTTTTTTTGTGTTTCTTCACCTATCTATGGGTGGCTGCATAGACTAAAAGCATATCGTGTCTCGGAAAGGAGTGATCCGGATGCTAACAGGAATACGCATCGTTGTATTGGGTGGCGATGCGAGGCAGCTTGAGGTAATCCGAAAATGTGTAGACATGGATGCTACCGTCAGCGTGGTCGGCTTTGACCAGCTTGAAGAGCCGCTCAGAGGAGCAACGCGGGAGCCGTTGTCTGTCAAGCTGCTTGAATCGGCAGATGCGCTTGTGCTGCCAGTTGTGGGGTGCGATGAGGGAGGCAATGTGAATGCACTTTTTGGAGCACAAAAGCTGCAGTTTCTGAATGAGCACGCCGCTGCTCTTCCGCCGCACTGCGTCGTATATACGGGGATGGCGCGGACGTACTTAAAAGAAATTTGTTCCAGACATGATTTAAAGCTGGTGGAGTTGCTGGAAAGAGACGATGTGGCCATATATAACTCGATACCTACGGCGGAAGGCGCACTGATGATGGCGATTCAGAATACGGATTTTACGATTCATGGTGCAAATTGTATGGTTCTGGGCATGGGACGGACTGGATTTACCATGGCAAGGGCGCTACAAGGATTGGGAGCCAGAGTGAAGGTCGGGGTACGTAGGGCAGAGGATGCGGCGAGAGCGGTGGAAATGGGCTGGAAGCCTTTTATGACAAGGGATTTGGCGGATGAGACTCAGGGAGTTGACTTGATTTTTAATACGATACCCTCTATGATTATCACAGCGCAAATCCTGTCTAAATTGTCACAGGGCACCGTGATTATTGACCTTGCTTCCGCCCCGGGCGGATGTGATTTCCGTTTTGCGGAAAAGCGTGGAATTACGGCTATGCTCGCCCCCGGCCTTCCCGGTATTGTCGCTCCCAAAACTGCTGGTGCCATTATAGCGAATACGCTGGTGCAGTTGTTAATGGAAGATAATCCTGATCGGGGTGATGCTTAATGAGTTGGCAAGGGAAAACGGTAGGCTATGCAATTACAGGTTCACACTGCACATTTGAAGAGGTTATGCCTGTTATACAGCGTTTTGTTGACGAGGGTGCGAAGGTCGTTCCCATTATATCCAATACGGTATTAACAACGGATACCCGCTTCGGTACTTCGCAAAGTTGGCAAAAACAGTTGAAAGATATAACAGGGAATGATATCATTTCTACAATTGTGGAGGCTGAGCCACTGGGTCCCTCCCAAATACTCGATGTACTGGTGATTGCACCCTTGACGGGGAATTCGATGAGTAAGCTGGCGAATGCCATGACAGACAGTCCGGTTCTGATGGCCGCCAAGGCGCATTTGCGCAACGGTCGTCCACTTCTTTTGGCCATATCAACGAATGATGGGCTTGGTCTGAATGCTGCGAATATCGCCAAGCTACTGGTAGCCAAAAATATATTTTTTGTGCCGTTCGGACAGGACAATCCAATTAAAAAGCCCAATTCACTTGTGGCTGACATGGAGCTGATTCCGGAAGCCGCTTACGCTGCTATGCAGGGCAAACAGTTTCAACCGATGATTGTGGAACGCAAGACTCCATGAAGTACTATAGTTAACTGCTGAGCATCCCTCGCCTAGAAGATGATTCGATGATGCATCGGGTCTGATTTCTTGTTGGCGGTGGATGCTTTCAGAATAAAAAAATGGTTTTTTAGTCGAGAAGGGGAGATACACCAGATGAGCAATAGAAAGTTTAATGTAGCTGTCGTTGGAGCGACAGGCGCTGTAGGAGAACAAATCGTAAATCTGCTGGAAAAACGAGATTTTCCTGTAGATAAAATTAAATTTCTTTCTTCGCCTCGTTCTGCCGGCACTTTAATTAGCTTTAAAGGCCAGCAAATTCCAGTAGAGATTGCAACCCCCGACAGCTTTGAAGGAATCGACATTGCCTTGTTCAGCGCAGGCGGAGACGTAAGTAAGGAACTGGCACCACATGCTGTTCGTCATGGCGCAGTGTGCATTGACAACACAAACGCCTTCCGGATGGATCCTACAGCTCCTCTTGTCGTTCCTGAGGTGAACAGCGACAAAATTGCCAAGCATCAAGGGATTATTGCCAACCCGAACTGCTCCACCATCCAGATGGTGGCTGCTTTGAAACCATTATATGACCAGTATGGCATTTCCCGTATCATCGTATCCACATATCAAGCGGTGTCCGGGGCTGGAAGCCGTGCCATTGATGAACTGAATCGTCAAAGTGCAGCGATCCTTAACGGTGAAGAAGTTCAGCCTGATCTGCTGCCAGTCGGCTCATTGCCTGTGAAGCATCAAATTGCTTTCAATGCTATCCCGCAAATCGACAAATTCCAGGACAACGGCTACACACTGGAAGAAATGAAAATGGTACGTGAAACGAAAAAAATATTGGATGATGAATCCGTAGACGTAACAGCAACATGTGTACGTATTCCTGTCGTATATGGACACTCGGAATCCGTCTATGTAGAGCTTAAAAAAGATTATGATTTGGAAGAAATCCGCAATCTGCTTGCTTCGGCACCGGGAGTAACGCTAGTAGACGATCCTGCTGCGCAGCTCTATCCGCTGGCATCCGAAGCCGCAGGGAAACCTGATGTATTCGTTGGACGTGTGCGTCGTGATTTGGGCAATAGCCGTGGATTGAATCTGTGGGTTGTATCCGACAACCTGCTCAAGGGAGCAGCATGGAACGCGGTGCAAATCGCGGAGATTATTGCTGCAAATGCGGAATAACGTTCCTGAAGCAGGAAGTAAGATGGGGGAAGAACGATGAGTATTTTAGTACAGAAATTTGGGGGAACCTCGCTGTCCACACCCGAAGCGCGTCAACTGGTGCTAGGACATGTGAAGCGAGAGCTGGAACAAAATTTTCAACTGGTTGTCGTTGTGTCGGCCATGGGGCGGAAAGGAGAGCCTTATGCCACGGACACGCTGCTCGATTGGGCGGCGTCTAACGGCGACAGTCTTCCTAAGCGCGAACGGGATTTACTGCTGTGCTGTGGTGAAATCATTTCTGCCGCTACATTATGCAGCCTGATGGAGAATGAAGATATTCCTGCTACGGTGCTGACTGGGGCACAGGCGGGCTTTATTACGGATGATCAATACGGCAATGCTCGTATTTTGGATATAAAGCCAGACCGTATCGTGGAAGAGCTGAACCAGGGTCGTGTCGTCATTGTGACAGGCTTCCAGGGTCAGACTGTAAACGGTGATATGACTACCTTGGGTCGTGGAGGCAGCGATACTTCCGCTACCGTTCTGGGTGCCGCTCTACAAGCGGACATGGTAGACATTTATACGGATGTAAACGGCATCTTGACCGCCGATCCGCGCATCGTGGAAAATGCAAAACCGCTTGCCCATGTCAGCTATACGGAGATTTGTAATATGGCTCATCAGGGGGCTAAGGTTATCCACCCCCGTGCTGTTGAAATCGCCATGCAGGCGAATATTCCGGTTCGAGTTCGCTCTACCTTTTCCGAAGGGGAAGGAACGCTGGTCACCCATCCGGAGGGCTTTAAGGACGTACAGGCAGACATCGTTGACCGTTTCGTGACTGGCATTGCGTATGTCGGCAACGTCACACAAATTACCGTAGAATTAAAGCCAGGCTCGGAGCATTTGCAATTACAAGTATTCAAATCCATGGCTGAGCATGGAATCAGCGTCGACTTTATTAATGTAACTCCATCCGGGGCGGTTTATACCGTGTTCGACACCGATGGAA
Proteins encoded:
- the pnp gene encoding polyribonucleotide nucleotidyltransferase, which translates into the protein MEQRVEMQLGGRKLVLETGRLAKQANAAVKVSYGETVVLCTVTASNAPKDLDFFPLTVNYEERLYAVGKIPGGFIKREGRPSQKAILSSRLTDRPIRPLFPEGFRNDVQVLNLVMSVDQDCEPEIAAMIGTSAALSISDVPFNGPIGGVAVGRVDGQFVINPDIAQQNASDLYLVVAGTKDAIMMVEAEGNEIPEEVMLEAIMFGHDEIKNIVAVIEQLVQVAGKEKMQVKLHAVDEKVNSEVRSYAAERLVEAVKIVEKHARQEAIDAVNEETVAHFEVQYIETPELLKDVSEVLYDIVKEEVRRLITHDKVRPDGRKLDEIRPIESDTSILPRTHGSGLFTRGQTQALSVCTLGALGDVQILDGIDLEETKRFMHHYNFPPFSVGEARPLRAPGRREIGHGALGERALSKVIPSETEFPYTIRLVSEVLESNGSTSQASICASTLAMMDAGVPIKAPVAGVAMGLIKDGEHVSVLTDIQGMEDHLGDMDFKVAGTAEGVTAIQMDIKINGIDRQILQDALNQAREGRLFILSKMMEAIQTPREQLSPYAPKIMTMHINPDKIRDVIGAGGKIINKIIEETGVKIDIEQDGRVFIASTNQEMNEKARSIIEGIVKEVVIGEIYIGTVKRIEKFGAFVEILPGKDGLVHISQLSTERVAKVEDVVAIGDTITVKVTEIDQQGRVNLSRKAVLTAEAPAKA
- a CDS encoding polysaccharide deacetylase family protein, whose protein sequence is MRKAKRAAWVVASLVITLVIGQFSGVREYVSQLRAGHSTETSEPEAATTMAIAALPDNALMQRLRSEAARQRRAPVDAKIDRVWKAIPGYNGLEVDLDATYRKAIAAPDRPIQYVYRQLAPKVHLNQLGNVPIYRGNPEKPMVSFMINVAWGNEYIVPILDTLDQEKVKATFFFDGSWLKKNPELAKEIQKRGHELSNHAYSHPNMSRLSRERATQEIEKTQVLLQDILGVKNGWFAPPSGDFNQETVDLAAGLGLKTVLWTLDTVDWRHPSPESVIAKISSKVESGSLILMHPTDSSSAALKGMIRAIRSKGLVPGTVSQTLSPDRQLSAPVE
- a CDS encoding M16 family metallopeptidase, whose protein sequence is MERIQLKNGLRVVIEQIPTVRSVSFGIWVKTGSRNENPDNSGISHFIEHMLFKGTERFDAKEIAEQFDAIGGNVNAFTSKEYTCYYAKVLDEHLPIAVDVLSDMFFNSKLDHEELAKEKNVILEEISMYEDTPDDMVHDLLSRAAYGDHPLAYPILGTEKHLLAMDSSHLSNYMKEHYTIDNTVISVAGNIDDSLVELLERHFGKFDNHGTASLLTVPAFNGELLYHEKATEQNHICLSLPGFATGDDLQYAMVLLNNAIGGGMSSRLFQEIREKRGLAYSVYSYHSSHADSGMFTIYAGTAPKQTKDVLDLTLELLQDVAVKGLDDNELRKGKEQLKGSLILSLEGTGSQMNRLGKNELMLGQHYTLDQMIEHIEQVTADDVNKVLDQMFSEPFALSMVGASDSAVKDMRRDYFVNLRGN
- the dut gene encoding dUTP diphosphatase; this translates as MLTYVEINRLGGNEDIELPRKMSELASGFDLYAAVQEDLVLEPGKRCLVPTGLAIAMPAGLEAQIRPRSGLALKHGITCLNTPGTIDADYRGEIKVLLINLGEEPFTITRNERIAQMVFQTVPEVELKQVDRLSETVRGAGGFGHTGR
- the dpsA gene encoding dipicolinate synthase subunit DpsA, which produces MLTGIRIVVLGGDARQLEVIRKCVDMDATVSVVGFDQLEEPLRGATREPLSVKLLESADALVLPVVGCDEGGNVNALFGAQKLQFLNEHAAALPPHCVVYTGMARTYLKEICSRHDLKLVELLERDDVAIYNSIPTAEGALMMAIQNTDFTIHGANCMVLGMGRTGFTMARALQGLGARVKVGVRRAEDAARAVEMGWKPFMTRDLADETQGVDLIFNTIPSMIITAQILSKLSQGTVIIDLASAPGGCDFRFAEKRGITAMLAPGLPGIVAPKTAGAIIANTLVQLLMEDNPDRGDA
- a CDS encoding dipicolinate synthase subunit B, which produces MSWQGKTVGYAITGSHCTFEEVMPVIQRFVDEGAKVVPIISNTVLTTDTRFGTSQSWQKQLKDITGNDIISTIVEAEPLGPSQILDVLVIAPLTGNSMSKLANAMTDSPVLMAAKAHLRNGRPLLLAISTNDGLGLNAANIAKLLVAKNIFFVPFGQDNPIKKPNSLVADMELIPEAAYAAMQGKQFQPMIVERKTP
- a CDS encoding aspartate-semialdehyde dehydrogenase, whose amino-acid sequence is MSNRKFNVAVVGATGAVGEQIVNLLEKRDFPVDKIKFLSSPRSAGTLISFKGQQIPVEIATPDSFEGIDIALFSAGGDVSKELAPHAVRHGAVCIDNTNAFRMDPTAPLVVPEVNSDKIAKHQGIIANPNCSTIQMVAALKPLYDQYGISRIIVSTYQAVSGAGSRAIDELNRQSAAILNGEEVQPDLLPVGSLPVKHQIAFNAIPQIDKFQDNGYTLEEMKMVRETKKILDDESVDVTATCVRIPVVYGHSESVYVELKKDYDLEEIRNLLASAPGVTLVDDPAAQLYPLASEAAGKPDVFVGRVRRDLGNSRGLNLWVVSDNLLKGAAWNAVQIAEIIAANAE
- the dapG gene encoding aspartate kinase, whose translation is MSILVQKFGGTSLSTPEARQLVLGHVKRELEQNFQLVVVVSAMGRKGEPYATDTLLDWAASNGDSLPKRERDLLLCCGEIISAATLCSLMENEDIPATVLTGAQAGFITDDQYGNARILDIKPDRIVEELNQGRVVIVTGFQGQTVNGDMTTLGRGGSDTSATVLGAALQADMVDIYTDVNGILTADPRIVENAKPLAHVSYTEICNMAHQGAKVIHPRAVEIAMQANIPVRVRSTFSEGEGTLVTHPEGFKDVQADIVDRFVTGIAYVGNVTQITVELKPGSEHLQLQVFKSMAEHGISVDFINVTPSGAVYTVFDTDGSKAVEVLNGLGLEPKILAGCAKVSVIGGGINGVPGIMATIVEALAESDVQILQSADSNTTIWVLVKKEDMVQAVRALHNKFELHQ